A window of Hordeum vulgare subsp. vulgare chromosome 5H, MorexV3_pseudomolecules_assembly, whole genome shotgun sequence genomic DNA:
CCTAAGGCTAattggctcactcccgggtggatgGCCCCCTCCTAGTGAacaaccggaacccattcgtcactcccggtacactgccggaattgcccgaaactttccggtaaccaaatatatatatatatatatatatatatatatatatatatatatatatatatatatatatatatatatatatatcaatctttgtttccggaccattgcggaaaccctcgtggcgtccgtaatctcatccgggactccgaacaacattcgataaccacacatataactcaactatatactaaaacatcattgaaccttaagtgtacagaccctcggttcgagaactatggagacatgacccgagacactcctcggtcaatatctaatagcgggacctggatgcccatattggatcctacatattctccgaagatcttatcgcactactaggaaaaggcttgctaatggcgcacctattttcgctactaatggcgcactataggtgcgccactagcatcacgccattagatttttttactaatggcgcaccaggcagtgcgccattagtatagctcatggtgcgccattagtatagctcatggtgcgccattagtatgcctctcaggtgcgccattagtatgcctcccaggtgtgccattagtatagcccatggtgctccattagtatctaatattctagcatatatatgttttgtttcaaaaccacaaattcaacagcacataacatatatatatatcaaatatataatacataatatgtgcccaatagttttactgatccacaacacataacatatatgcaaagttgcataacaaatttcatgatccatatatcaaaactccatagcatccatacacccaaaattccatagcatccatatatacatatagttccatagcatccatacatacatagctccattacaaatatagttccatagcatccattcaTTATTCACATACAATTTTTTGAGCTAGAATATTATTTTGTTTGTATTAATATGTTACCATTATTATTTTAGATGACAAAAAAGACAACTATGGCTCCAAAGGTTTGCTTTATGTCTTCACGCCACATAAGTAAACGAAGTAGAAGGGGCGCACGTTTAGGAGCTCCAGCGCGCGGTCCTTTTGAACTTCCCCTGACAAAAGAAGCATGAATCAAAAGCGTCAGGGAAAGAAAACAGATGATTCAGAATTACAAATTTTGATACATATTGGCTTCTAACAAAACAACACCAGTTTGTTACAAAATTTACGAGGTATCAAGATAAGGACTTCGCTCTGAACACCAAACAATGATTATAAAACACGCATGCGAGCAAGGAGATCGACATACCCAGGGTAGTATGGTGACGGAACAAGAAATGCATTTCCTAGATCAGCAATACAAAAGCTCAGTATTTCCATTGCAGGCGTCGCACCAGATGTTATTACCATTTGAGATGGATCAAAGGATATTGACCCTTGCATGATTTGCCTCAAGACTTGAAGATTTCTTTGTACCAACTTAATGACCATCTAGCTAATACAGGACAagcaacaacatattaatgcggaAAACAGGGTGGCATCTCAGCATAATTTCTGCATGACTTGTGCCCAAAGGGGCTCATCATTAAAtttattttctgatatatcagcaTGACAACACGTCTTAAAGTACGTTATATTTATCATATGATTGAAGCCTAGTGAAAgtgtgaaacaacaaaacaaagtgCAGACAACTGGTCTCTATCTAGCCCAGGAACAAATTCTAGAGCCAAACCAACAAACAGATTACCAAGTCCTTACTCACCACAAAGTTCATTGATCCTCTTGGCCAACTCCTTGATCTCCTTCTCGGGCGTCTTGATGCTCGTGGAGCATGGCCCAAGCCCCTGTCAAGTGTCAACGGCAGCCAGAATCAGCAAACTTGAGCAGAAACCCTAGAAAGAGCACTCCACATCTCGCCTAAGCACGCCGATTTCCACCACAGAAAAGAGGCAAGCAGCACAAAATAAACAGCACCCCGTCGCCCGCATCAAAGCCCTAGCAGAATCACCAGCCCTCCCACATAGAAGCTCCTGTAGTTGGAACCAGGGATAGCAATGGGAAACGGGTGACAACAAGTGGAAATACTTTTCAACTAGTACTAATATTAGTCACTGACACCAAACCAGATTCAGCTTTGCCATTTGACTAAGAAAGAAGTACTGAGTATCTCAGATCTAAATGCCTTCAATATTCAAATCTTATCATTTAGAAAACAATTGGGATATGTAAATCAACACAAGGGGTTCATACTGGGGTAAAACTTACCTCAAAACCTGTAACGTCACAGTATCTCTTTGGTGGATAAATGGATGGGGGCGACTGAATATTTAAATCTGCACAAAAACATTCTGTGAACATTATATACGCCACAACAACTTGCTCTAAATACTACAGATGTAGACTACCTGAACAACACAAATAACTTGTTTCGCTAATGTCAAGTTTTTATTTCTATTATCCAGCTTTATACTCTAACTGAGAAACACAAGTTCATATAAGAGCTATCTAATCGCCTTAGCAGTTGAAGCTACTGATTCAGAAGCTATGAATATTAGACATAAAGCCAAGAACCTATTGATTGATTCTATTAGCATGGGATTCTGGGAAGCACGAGCTCGGAACCAACTTCCCGAAAATTACTCACTGTAAATTGAAGGAAAAAACAATGAACTGAAAGTTTGTATTTTGTAACATAAGAAGAAGCAATTCGCAATTCAAATGCTGCTACTGTTAGCACACACCAGAAACAGAAAATAAGAATACAATACAGTCCCAATTAGAATGAATTTTTGGCCACCACAAGTTTCTAGGCCTAGATCGAGCGGATAATCAATTTGGTCCTGATGAAACACATCAATGAACTACAATCGCAGGAGTCCACCAACCGAGAAGCGTGGCGTGGCAAAGGATAATCTAAGATCTACATATTCAAGTTAATCTGCATATCAAATCTCTGGAGATTTGAGCGGTTAGCAACGTGGCAAAGGATAATCTAAGATCTACATATTCAAGTTAATCTGCATATCAAATCTCAGGAGGGCGGATCTGGGCGTGCCATGGCCGCCGACTCACAGTTTGAGCAGTTGAGAGGGGAGAGAAATTAGCACCTGGAGCGGAAGTGGACGAAAATCCCCACAGTTTGAACCCGGTGAAATTCACGCTAGAGCTTACCTCCAGCTCCAGCATGAGTATGACCTGCGCGTATACCTTGTCGATGTCCGCCTCCGCCTTCCAAAATCCCCCCATAAAAAATTAGCTGACCGACTTGAATTTCGGAGCACACAAAATGCCGAGGAAATTGTACGAAGGCGGGAGGGAAATTGAGCAAGGGGAGTGGGTGGGGGGTAAGCGGGCACCTTGAGCTCGATGTTGATGACCCGGCAGAGCAGCTTGGGCGGCAGATCGTAGAGGCGCATCTGGTTGCCGGCGACCTGGTTCATGGAGGCCTCCACCTAGAAAACCAAAGAAACAGCGCGAGAGCAAGGAAATTCAGCGCGCGAACCGAAGCAGAAGGACCTCCCCGCGCCAAATCGCGAGGCGGGGGTGGAATTAAGCGAGGAGGAAGGGAGGCGGGCTTGACCGACCTGCTCGATGTGCCCCTGCGGGAAGTAGAAGACGAGGTCCCCGACGCGCGGGGCGGTGACGAGCGGGACGGCGCAGGCGTGCCAGAGCTCGTCGTAGAGCGGATCCCCTGCTCAGAAAACCAGCACCGCTAAGCGTCAGGAACCAACGAGGAGGAGTGGGAGGAGGATTACGGGCGCGCTGGCCAGATCCGGAAGCTCGCGTACCTACGGAGGGTGCCTGCGGCGTCGCCATGGCGGGCGACGGCATCTCGTGCTTCTGCTGGCCGGCGGCGCGGCGCGAGGAACCCTAGCTGTAGCTGCGCGAGGAGGCTGCGGGGAGGGGGCGAGGGGTGGGAGATGGAGGAAAGGGGAAGCGAGAGGAGGGGCAGagagatttttttttgcaaaactactaatggcgcaccacctacatatgcgccattagtaaccctggttagtaatggcgcacctcctctggtgcgccactagtagttctgcaaaaaaaatagtagtggcgcaccaccaacagtgtgccattagtaacactggttactaatggcgcactagctgtggtgcgccattagtagtttgcggaaaaaccaaaaaaaaaaattatagtagtgacgCGCTActaacatatgcgccattagtaaccctggttactaatggggcACCAACtgctggtgcgtcattagtagttttgtaaaaaaataatatagtagtgacgcaccgagtgtgtggtgcgccattagtgtccatcacactaatggcacacctcacatggtgcggcactactatatagtagtggcgcactacttgtgtggtgcgtcattagtatctatatcatctatagcccttttactAGTAgtgtcggttgaacctcagtgccaaggattcatataatctcgtatgtcattccctttgtccttcggtatgttacttgcccgacatttgatcgtcggtatccgcatacctatttcaatatcgtcaccgaaaagtctctttattcgtttcgtaatacaagatctcgtgacttacacttagtcacattgcttgcaaggcttgtgtgtgatgttgtattaccgagtgggccccgagatacctctccgtcacacggactaacaaatcctagtcttgatccatactaactcaatggacacattcggagatacatgtagagcacatttatagtcaccctgttacgttgcgacgtttaatacacacaaggtattcctccggcgccagtgagttatatgatctcatggtcatagaaataaatatacttgacacgcagaaaacaatagcaataaaatgacacgatcacatgctacgttcatagtttgggtctagtccatcacatgattctcctaatgatgtgatccagttatcaagtgacaacacttgcatatagtcagaaaaccttgactatccttgatcagctggctagccaactagaggcttgctagggacattgttttgtctatttatccacacatgtatctatgttttcattcaatacaattatggcatgaataataaatgattatattgaaacatgaaatataataataactatttatcattgcctctagggcatatttccaacaagctaGCTAGCAAGCTGCTGGATGGATCCGGTCACGGCAGGCTAGCTAGCTCCTCGATCTCGCCGGCCATGGATGAGCTGGATTTGTGTGCTGTCTTAAACGCCGACGTCTTCGTATTTGATCGCTTCGTGCAAACATAGATGAGAGGAAGAAAAAGACACGAAGAAAGAATGTAAGCGAATATTCTATTTTAAACTTTCACAATGTGGGTTCTATTTTACCGCGCCCCTCACCAACATGTAAAAACTGTTTTTCACGAACTATAAAAACGTGATTTGAATTTGATTTATATGGGATCTCCTAAGTTGCTCCTATGTATTTTGATGTACTACTCGGTGCAGCTTGTCGATCTCCTAGTCAGGGCTGGGGTCGCCTTATCAGTCAGGCGGTTCTGGTTTGGTTCCAGGCTTCCAGCTGTGTGAGGATTTGACTTTATTTGCATATATATACGTGCATGCATCATCATCCAAACGTCAGGAATTTTTACGTTTGGTCTAGGATCAAACACCAGGGTCCTTAGTATTTGGGACAAAGCTACATCAAGGACTCCACGGGTCAACCGGTAGTGCCAGTCCGTATCAGATGTCAGGGATCTTGACATTTCTCATACAAATCAAATGTCAGAGATGTTGGTGTCATCAAAAAGAGGTCAgattaaaaaaaaattaaatgtaATATCAATTCTGGATTTTGTTACGCCAGTGTCAAAAAAATCGTCCCACAATCGGAGTACTCGAGTATGGAGTTGTTGTGGTTGCGGCACCAAATCTGTCCAACAAGAGCACTTGCATCCATTGACAAATCTTAAAAGAAAATGAAGGAAGCTTAATGTTAACAGTGTGAAAAAAACATTAACTCTTAGTTTTCTAGTTTAAATAATGCTATAATTTTTGTACGAGGCAGGGATGAATAATAATaatttctttttttaatttttggagGAGAGGCTCAAGCTTGTTGATTCACCCCTAGATTCGTCGTTGCTTGCACGACGTACAACTACGTGGCACATATTATAAAAAAAATTCGAGTGATTTGCTGGGGCCACACGTCAAAGTCCCCGGCATTTGACACCAGACGTCAGGGTGCTTGGCGACTCAACGAGTCAGCCGGTCATGCAGGTCCGTCCCACACGTGAGGGACCTTGACGTCTTCCATGCAAAGCAGACGCCAGGAATATTGGCGTCATCAAAAAATGTCAGATTCGTTTTTCTAAAATAAGGTTAATTCTGAAATTTGTTAAGCCAAATGGTCAAAAAAAATTTATCCCCGATCGTGATTAGTCGTGGGAGAACAAATTTTCTTTTAGCGATAACAAGAGAGTTGTTATATTCATTATAAAGAAGATGGTACAAGGATCCAAAGTGCTTGGTTTATTAAAGAAAAACCATGTGAAAACCTCCACAACGTCTAGCTAGACTAGACCTAAAGCACACAAGACATACAACATGCCACAAGGCCACACTCCACAACACACCCGCCCGGGCACTCGAGGACCTGCGCTGCTACTAGAGTACACATCAAAAACCATTGTATCAGTCCGAGCTACCACAAGCACATTCAAGAAGCTCACGACATTAAAGAGGAACGCTATGTCCGATAGAGCAGTCATATGCCACTACAATCCAGTGAGATTAGCGGACATAGCTTGCCTGGCGCACCTTGCATCTGATGAATGCTTCTGCTGCTCACACTGAGATGTCACGCAAGCCGTCGTCAACCACCTTCACGAGCCCCGAGTCCCTCTGACCGAGTCAAACTCCAAAACGATGCCCCAAGAGAAAATGCGACGCTCGGCCAAGACACAAGCGACTTCATCGTCCGATCCAGGATTCCATATCTGGGGCTTCCCCTGGAGCAAGATGGGAAGAAGAGTGAGTGTTACAACATCGACGCCTCCAACAAGGGAATGGTGCACGTAGGCGTCGCCATCAACAACTCTGAGCATTACCGGAGTACGGCTTTCGTCGGCAACACCACTCGCCAAAACCCATGACCCGGTCAGGTCATCCAGCCTACCACCTCCATGACGCACCAGCACGACGCCACACCTCGCCCCTGTAGATCACCAACACGCAACAGGGCCACCTCACCGGCCACCGCAGCCCGTAGAAACCAAGCTTGGACTTGCCAGCGCAGATCTGGCACATCCCGCGAGCTCCCGCCATGACTGTCGTGCCCCAAGGCCGTCGGGCAACCACCCCAGTGGATTGGCCCTAGAGCCACCCTGCAGGCCGTGCACGCACGCCTCCACCCCAACGCGCGGCCCTGCATAGCTGCATCACATGTGCGTGCTGGGACCCAGATCTGGTCTGGCCCACGCTTCGCCGCGATGGCCCAGGCCACTCCCGTCGAGAGCTCCAACCGAGTCACTCCCGCCGCGTGCTCCACCACCACGCCTCCTCCCGCCGCTCCTCGGAGCTGATCTGGCGAGCGTGAACCGCCGCGCCATCCTGGCCCCATCCCGTGGCGACCATGGCAGCAGTCGCGCTCGAAAATGGAAAGGGCCCGGCCGCCACCTTCACAGGAGCCGACGCGGCCTTTGCCGCCGCTCCTCCGATGGCGGCGAGCCGAGGAGAGGTTGGGAAAGGGGCTGCTGGCTCGATCTAGGGTTCCCCCGTGTCGCGAGGGAGGGCGACACGGGGGACGGGATTGTGtcttaagagcaactccaacggggtgacccatttcgtccgctggcgtccgtttgggtcggcgtggACGCAAAAGtcggcccaacgcgccgaccaAACGAACGCGCGTCCGTTTGGCGTCCGCTTGACGACCCATTCCCGTCGCATTTTTGAGACGgatttgcgtcggcgcggacaCGAGACAGACGCGCGCGCGCCTTCTCTTCCCCCAGGCCCGTTGGTCGGTGGCAGCCTCCACCATTCCCCCAAACACGATCCCCCCGTGCGCGCTCCCATCCCACCCCCGCCATGGATGACGTCCTTGATGCCCATGCCagcctcgcctccctcgcctcgtccGGCATGACGAACGCCCCCTCCGACAAAGGCAAGCCTCGCGCTCCCCGCAAGACCGTCTCTGCGCCCAAGCCGAAGAAGACACGGATGCCCGAATAGCgcgcaagggagtcggccaagaGGAAGGGCCACAGGCAAGCGGCGGACGCGAGGGATGAAGCCATCACGGTGGCCGTTGTCGCCGCTGCCGCACAGCAGGAGGTCACCAACGGCCGATTTGCGGCGTCAACGAGGAAGGCGCTCTATATGCTTCGGTTAAACCCTAGCCAACATAGCCTCTTCAACGCCGCTGTGGCCGCGGCCAGCACCGGCTCATCCGCGTTCCCTCCTATGGTGCTGCCTGACTCGCCCCGCGCGTCGGTTGCACCCCGATGCCCGGCTTCCACGTCTACCCGCAAGCCTCCCACCTCTTCGGGGAGTGCTCGCCCGAGGTGAGCGTGGTGGCGCCTTCCACGTCTGCGCCCGCGCCTATCGACCTCAACGCCACACCAGTGGTCGGTGGCTTGTCATCCGGAAGCGCGAGTTAACGTGCGGGGCAGATGCCAACCGATGTACTGCCGGGCGCACGCAACCTGTTCGACGGAATGTCGGCGGCCGCCGACGAGGACTACATGCAGAACTTGATCttcgagggtggtgcaccagccgttGGCTACGATCCGACGAGACACAAAACCAGGACGGCCGAGGGGCGTTCACGTCATCCACCTTTTTTTGTATGCCGACAGGTGTGCGGGCATGACCACGGGGCTGCGATGGCGTGGTCGAACTCCAGTCCCATCCCTTTTTTGTGTGCTGGAATGTGTGC
This region includes:
- the LOC123398681 gene encoding auxin response factor 4-like isoform X1 yields the protein MPSPAMATPQAPSVGDPLYDELWHACAVPLVTAPRVGDLVFYFPQGHIEQVEASMNQVAGNQMRLYDLPPKLLCRVINIELKAEADIDKVYAQVILMLELEVSSSVNFTGFKLWGFSSTSAPDLNIQSPPSIYPPKRYCDVTGFEGLGPCSTSIKTPEKEIKELAKRINELCGEVQKDRALELLNVRPFYFVYLCGVKT
- the LOC123398681 gene encoding auxin response factor 4-like isoform X2 translates to MPSPAMATPQAPSVGDPLYDELWHACAVPLVTAPRVGDLVFYFPQGHIEQVEASMNQVAGNQMRLYDLPPKLLCRVINIELKAEADIDKVYAQVILMLELEVSSSVNFTGFKLWGFSSTSAPDLNIQSPPSIYPPKRYCDVTGFEGLGPCSTSIKTPEKEIKELAKRINELCARWSLSWYKEIFKS
- the LOC123398681 gene encoding auxin response factor 4-like isoform X3; its protein translation is MPSPAMATPQAPSVGDPLYDELWHACAVPLVTAPRVGDLVFYFPQGHIEQVEASMNQVAGNQMRLYDLPPKLLCRVINIELKAEADIDKVYAQVILMLELEVSSSVNFTGFKLWGFSSTSAPDLNIQSPPSIYPPKRYCDVTGFEGLGPCSTSIKTPEKEIKELAKRINELCDGH